ATAAATAATACTCCGCACAGCCGCTCGCCAAAGCTTACGCTTAGCTTGAGTATACCTTTTATTACAAGCCTTACGAACCAAATGAGCAAAAGAAGCGGGATCAGCCGCTAAAGCATCATAGACCGCGACCGGATCTTCTCTAGCCACGTCTTCCAAAATACGAAAATAAACAGTGTAAGAAGAAACAACTCGTTTTAATTGCGCAGATAAAGGATGCTCCAGCTGATCATCAACGGCCTTTTTCATAGTCGCTAAATTTTTGGCGATTTTTTTTAACTCTGTCGGCGAAGGTTCATCCCATTCTTCGTTAAAATAACGCATCAAAACCAAAGATAACATATCTTCGTCCAAACGACCAAAAACTCTGCTAATAGCCAGATAAAGTTGAATCGGTAAGTCTCTTTCATAAGGCAAGCTAACAGGTAGCTCAACTCTTTTTTCCAATAACTTAAACATAACGGTGGTAACGGTTTTAACCACCTGATCAGGCTCAACTTTTTCCTCTATCTCAGAAGCAGCTAGACCCAAAAGCCAGTTAGTTAAATCAGAACGACTATCTAGAGTATTATACGAATTCTTAGCGGAAAAGAAATTAAAGCGTCCTGTTGAATCAGACAAAAAAATCTTTTTTAAAGCTACATATTTTTGGATCAAAATAGAAACTTCCTCAGTCATGGTTTCTGGTAAAGTATTGTTTGGCAGATAACCGGCCCGAATAAGTTCTGTTAAAAGATGTTCAGCAATTAGTTTAGTGTCATTGGGCTTAACTAACCGCAAACTACCCTCAATAACCAATTGTCTTTTTAAGATACGAAAGATCGCATCTTTGCGTAAAAGATGTTCTTCGGTGTAATGAACGGCGTTACGAATTTTTTCATAATAAAAAGAGATCTTAGAGATCATATCCGAAACTTGTATTTTCGGTATATTTTCATTAGTCTCTTCTCTAGGATTTTTAGCCAAATATAAAGCCCTGAACAATTTTTTTGCTCCAGGGGTAATTTCGGAAACCGCCGATTTTTGTTGCGTTGAATGAAGGGGCATATAACTTTTAACTTACCTAATTACCTTAACTTTACCCTTAATACGGTTATTTTTCAAGTGTCCAGCCTTTTGGAGTAAGTTTAAGTCTTCCAGCTATACTAAAGCCCGAAGCTTTGGTATGACCGCCGCCGCCAAAGAGCTTAGCTAAAGCCGAGACATCAACATCGTCTCTGGTGGTACGTAAACTACCCCGGACGAAACCATCTTCTTCGTGTAAGACCAAAACAGCGGCAAACTCAGGAGAAGAAGTAATAAAACCAGCCAAACCTGAAATAGCTTCATGATCAGCACCCGTCTCTTTCATGTCTTCTTCGGTAATTACCGTAAAAGCCAGATTATAAAGAGGGTTAACACTTAGACGAGCTAAAGCCAGGCCCCAAAGACGCAAATCCGGTAAAGATTTAGTGCGCCAAGTATTGTCCATAATTTTAAAAACATTGGCACCCCGTGAAAGCATCTGGGAAGCAGCGAACATGGTTTGTCGGCTGGTAGCCGGATAAATAAAACCACCGGTATCAGTAACCAGACCAGTTAAAAGACAACGAGCTAAGGGAGGGGAAGGAACATAGCCGGCAGCTTTAATTATCTGCTCAAGAATTTCAGTGGTGGAAGCAGCCAGGGGATCACGTAGGACAAAATCACTTAAACCCTCCTCAGAAGTATGATGATCTATTTCCATAAAAAACTGTCCGTCCAAACGCGCGTTTATCTCCTCTAATAAATTTGTTCTTTTAACACTACCACAATCCAAACTAACAATTAGATCATAATTAGCGAGTTTTAATAGACTTTTATCCGTAATAATTTCGGAAAAATAAGGCAAGAAAGAAAAGTGATCTGGTAGGGGTCCAGCACAATAGGCGGTATATTTAATGCCCTTATCTTTTAATAAACCAATAGTAAAACATAAAGAACCCAAAGCATCACCATCCGGATTAAGGTGAGTAACCAATAAGACATTTTTAGCCTTAAGAAGAAGTTCAAAGGCTCGTTGATATAAAAAAAGATCAAGCTTAATATCTTGCGAATTATTCATTAGAGTTATTGACTTATTATTAATCATCCGTCTTTTTAGTCTCTTGGTTTTCTATGCCTCCCAACTCGCTATTTTCCGTACTTCCCTTCTTTTTATCTTGTTCACTTTCTTCAACCTCTTTAAAAACTTTATCAAGCTCAGAAGCGCGACTAGCGGTGGAATCAATTAGCCAGTTAATTTTAGGTAAGCGCTTAAAAACTAAACGACGACGCAGGCTTTCGGAAAGTTGTCCGGTTTTTTGTCTTAGTTCGGTTAAAACCGTACCATTGTATTTTTCCGGTAAAACAGAAACTCTAACATTAGCCCAACGCAAATCCGGCGTACAAACAACGCTAATAACCGTTACTAAAGCTTTAGGGAAAATCGCCTGTCGAGCTAGAGCTAAAGAAAGCTCCCGCTGCATGGCGGAATTTACTTGATCAAGACGAGACATGAAATTAAAAATAAATTATTGTACCTTTCTGGTAATCTTTTTTTCTTCGTAATAAACCAGAATATCATCCACTTCTACCGGAACCTTACCTTCATAAAGCACACCACATTCGCTACCGGCTTCCACCTGATCCACGTCTATTTTACCACTTTGCAAAGTCGGAGCCTGACCTTGGCCGATCATTTCCTTATTACGCATAAGTTCAACAAAAGCACCTGGTTTTAAAAGGCCGTCCAAAACCTTACCCCCGATAATCTGTTTACCAGACTCTGTCCTGAAAATTTGCAGTACCTTAAGTCTACCTAAATCAATACGTTCTACTTCTGGCTTAACCAATTCTTGAATCTCTTTTTTAACATCACTAATTAAGTCGTAAATTATTTTATAAAGTTTAACCGCCACTTGCTTGTCTCTAGCTAGAATTTCAGCCTTAGGAGAAAGCTTGACGTTAAAACCGATCACTCGGCAACTACCAGCCTCAGCTCTTTCAATATCTCCTTCGGCAATATTACCAAGTCCTTTACTAACAATCTTTAAACGAACTCCTTGGCTGTCTATCTTAGATAAGGAGTTTTCAATAGCTTCACCAGAACCCAAAGTGTCACTCTTAATTATAAAATTAATGGCTTCACCGGTTTCTTCTTTTTCTTCTTCATTACCGGTATTAACCGCCGCAACGGTCTTTTCCAACTTGTATTGCTTAAGCCCTTTTTGTCCGACACCTACTTCCAAGATGTCTCCCACTGAAGGTACCATTTTAAGGCCGATTAGTTTAGCCGGAGAACCAGGTAAAGCTTTATCTATCATGGCTCCGGTGTGATCTTTTAAGGCTCTTACTTTACCGGCAGCAAAACCGTTAAAAATAATACTATCCCCTACGGACAGGGTGCCGTTTTGTACCAGTACGGTAGCGGTTGGACCTTCGCTTTTGTCCAAACGAGATTCAATAACAGTACCCAAAGCTGAAACTTTGGGATTGGCTTTAAGGGTTTCCGCTTGCACTTCAGCTACTAAAAGAATCATATCTAAAAGATCGTTAACTCCCTCACCGTTTAAAGCAGACAAAGGCACACAAACTATTTTACCACCCCAGTCTTCGGGAATGATATTTAATTTAGAAGACAATTCTTGTTTGGTTTTATCTAAATTAGCTTCGCTTTTATCTATTTTGTTAATAGCTACTAAAAAGGGAAGTTTAGCGGCTTCAATAATACGATAAGCTTCAACGGTTTGCGGTTTAACTCCATCATCGGCGGCTACCACTAAAACGGCAATGTCCGCCACTTTGGCTCCACGGTTACGCATGGCTGTAAAAGCCTCGTGTCCGGGAGTGTCAATAAAAGTAATGGGCTGATCTTTATGAATAATTTGGTAGGCACCAATGTGTTGGGTAATACCACCGGCTTCGGAAGCTGTAACATTACTATGACGAATGGTGTCCAATAATTTGGTTTTTCCGTGATCAACATGACCCATGATAACTATCACTGGTGCACGAGAAACAACATCCAGATTTTCGCCTTCTCCAACTAAGCTGGCTTTAATTTTTTCCTGGGCAGATTCATTAAGATCTTGTCCAATAGCTTCTTCTTCACCCAAAGCCTCAACTTCCACACCCAGATCCGCACCAATAACCGAAGCGGTGTCAAAATCTATCTTTTCGTTTAAAGAAGCAAAGATGTTATTTTTCATTAGCTCGGCCAAAATCTTGTTAATTGGTAATTTAACCAAAGCAGCAAAATCTTTAACCGTAATAAAGGGCGGTACAGTGATACTAGTAACTTCGGGTGGAGCAGTTAACTTAACTTTTTCTTCTGGCGCACGACGACTGGCTAAACGCCTAGATAAAACACTCCAACTCCTGATTATTTTATTAGCAGTATGGTTATCTATCTTAATGGCTTTTTGCCCAATATCAAAACCAAGCTTCGGTAAGTTATCCCGAAGCTCTTGGGGAGGGATCTTTAAAATACGCGCTAACTCTGATATATTCATGAAAGAAATTAAAATATTACTTAAGATTATTTAATATTACAACAATTTTTTGGAAAAGTCAATGATTGACTTACCAATCAACCTAATATATTATAATTAGATAGGTCGGGATATCAAAGCCTCAGGTATATCTTAAGTGATACACCGAGTAGGTTAGCTTAAATAGCAAATAAGTATAATTCGGGCGGTTAGCATCTAGCCGCTTCATAAAAGATGAGTTTTTGTCCGTCTTGAAGACCAAAAGAACAAGACTTAAAGACAAAGACTGAATAAATCGAAATAATAAAGCTCAACCTTGGAGCCGCCGTTGACGGCTCCTCCCGATTCTTTCTTTAAAAATCAAACCTTAAAAATGGAAAAAATTAATGTTCCGTACAGTGGATTCAAATTACTCATGGATCTTACGGAATATAAAGATCCATTTGAGTTAAGGGAAATAATTTCCGAGGCAGAATCAAGTTACACAATCGCCTCAATAAAAAAAAGATCTGGGGGAATAAGAAAATTATCAATCCCATCAGATGATTTAAAAGAATTCCAAGGAAGATTCTTAAGAATGTTCTTAAGAAGAATTGAAAAAAGAGGACTGTTGGATGAAGATTTAACCGCCGGTAAAAGCAAGGGGCCAATAGTAAATGCTCATATACATAATTTTTTATACATGGGCAATGTAATTAAGATTGACCTTAAAGATGCCTATACTTCGGTCAAAGACTCGGTAATAATAGATGCCCTAAGAAGCATCTTGGTAAACGAGGTAAATGAATGTCGAGAACTAGCGAAAAAAAGAGCTGAGAAAAGAATTTCATTCAAAAACTATCCAAGACCCCCTATACTCTCCAATAGAAAGGTGCCGTGGTTTAGATGGCTTATCAGACAAGAAGGTAAAGAGTATTTGATCAATACATATATAGAAGACTTCTTATCCGAGTTAAAACCTCTAATTACCAACGAGGGTTGTTTACCACAAGGTCCACCCACTTCTCCTTTTTTAATGGCTCTGGTACTTACCCATCTTAATGTTATCAATGACATAAAAAGATTCCTTTCTGAGAATACAAAAGGCAAATGCCTTGTAACAATATATGCTGATGACATTGTTATATCATCAAGTAGCGACCAACGAGACAAGATAAATGAGATAATAGAAATTATTGAGTCAAACGGAATCCTAAAAGTTAATAAGGAAAAAACAAGGGTATACTCCAAAAAAAGAGGGGGTGCCCTAATAACTGGTTTAAGAGTCAGTGAACAAAATGTCTCCGGAGAAAAGCTTTCTTCTTTGATTAACACTATGAAGAAAAAATCTGTCAGGAAAAAAGCTAGACAAAATCTTGAGCAAAATAAATCTTTTAAAGTTAGTTCAGTTGGCTTTCCCAAAAAAATCATAAAAAAAGTCAGAGGAATAATCAACAGGGCAATTTATGATAAAACTCTTACCAACACAGCAAAAGGCTATATCAGTTTAGCCCGAGGAGTTTATAAAAATCAGACTATGCCCAACCAACTGAAAAAAGTCATTTCAAAATTTGAAAACAATAAAGCCACCTCTTAATAACCAAATAAGGAGGTGGCTATTTTTATAACAAAATAAAAAAGAGTTACCCGAGAGCAACTCTTTATAATCAATGCTATTGTTGAATTATCATTCATCGTAAAAACAACTTAACGCTTCGTTATGTTTTTTGTATTCTGCCGGATTTGAAGCTATCCAAAGATCTTTTACTATTTTAATCCTTTTATCTAATTTTTCTAAGATAATCCACTTAATTAAAAGCCCCAATACAGCTATTGTGAAACTTATAGATGTAATTTGAAAAAACAATTGTGAATCTTGCATACTAGAGCTGGGTAAAAAAAATGAAATAAGGCAAATAGTAAAGGCTACCCATGAAACAATGGTAAATGGTAAAGTCTTTCTAAAATAATCTTGCCTAATAGTTTCAATCCACCAAAGATACTCTGTAGTTTTCATTCTTAGTTTCCTTTTTAAGTTTTATACAAAAATTTGTTTAAAGAACAATACTTTATATTCTTGCATAATTTGTAAGTATTGTCAAGGACAAAAATGTTATCTGCTCTTTTTCTTATAACTAATCATCTTTATATTAATATTACAAAAAATGATCAATAATTAGGAATAGGCCAAAAGACAACTTAACTGGAGCAACACTTGCATTTAATCATATAATCACATATAATCACATATATAACCTATATTAGTAAATTTATGAAAAACATTACTCAAAAGTTTGATCTCAGGATCAAGAACCCCGAGCCACACATCGTTACTCTCTTGGCAGAGATCGATGGTATTAGAGGTGAGTTTAAGTCAGGTTTGCGAATGACTCCGCAAGCCATTACTAGTTTAAAGCGCTCGGTGATTATTACTTCTGCCGGTTCGTCCACTCGTATAGAGGGTGCAAAACTAACGGATAAACAGGTTGAGAAAGTCATGCAGGGACTTTCAGTCTCAAAATTTTCCGATCGTGATTCACAAGAGGTTCAGGGCTATCTTGAAGTACTTCAAAATGTGTTCGACAGCTTTCAGACCTTGCCACTTCGGGAAAGTATGATCACCTCACTTCATAATCAGCTTCTTAAATACTCCCGCAAAGACGACACACATCGTGGCGGTTACAAAAAGAAAGAGAACACTGTTGGTGTACTTGGGCCTGATGGTCAAGTCACCAAGATAATTTTCGAGACCACCCCCGCCTTTCTTACTGGAAAAGAAATGGGGGAGCTTATTGATTGGACAACGGATGCTTTTGAGAAGAACCGTTTCCATCCTTTGCTTCTTATCGCAAATTTTATAATTGAGTTTCTAAAAATCCACCCCTTTGAAGACGGCAATGGGCGTCTTTCACGTGTACTTACAAATCTTTTACTACTCCAATCCGGCTATCAGTTTGTGCAATATGTCTCGCACGAACAAATTATAGAACGTCGCAAAGATGAATACTATTTGGCACTTCGCAAATCTCAAGAAACATTTAAGACCAAACACGATACCATCGTGCCATGGCTTAATTTCTTTTTGTCAGTCGTAAAAGAGCAAGCAACAAAGACTCTCTCATATCTACAAGACGAGAAAGTCGAAGATACTCTATCTCCCAAGCAATACCAGGTCTGGAAATATCTCTCCAGTGTAGGTGAGGCCGCTCCAGGTGAGATTGCAAAAACTACCGGGATCATAACTGTTACGGTCAGTCAAGCACTAGAAAGATTAATCGAGCTTAGACTAATTAAACGGATCGGACGTGGTCGTGGAACACGGTATGTGAAATTATAATACTCCCACAAAAACAAAAATAAGAATTTATCCTAAATTATTGAGCTGCTTCATAGATTGCTCTAATCTCAATCTCAGATAAAATACTGTCATAAATCTGAATATCATCTATCCTACCCTGAAACATTCTTTGTGTTCCATCAACCGTACCTATGTAAGCTGGAACATAACCTCCGCTGTAGGTTGAAGCTATACCATCAAATCTAATAGTTCCATTTAAATAAATTTTCATTTCTTTGGTAATTAGATGAGAAGTAATTGCAATATGTTGCCATTGATTAGCAAAAACTGTTGATGGTCCGGTAGATAAATAAGAAGCTCCAGTATGAAAGAAAAATGCCCCACTTTGAACTGCCGGATACCTAAAAGTGTTAGAAGGATTATATTGCCCACCCACAATATTTCTTAAAGAAGCTACATCTGTCGGGTAAATCCAGGCAGTTAAGGTTACCTCAGTTAGGGTGGGAGCTTGAGCTCCTCCGTGTAAATAATCGTTAGTACCATTAAAAGAAGCTGCGTAATTACCCACCTTGCCCTGACCATACCTTGGGCCTGAGCCGTACCATAATTTAGTATTACCTCCCACTGTACCAAGGCTTGTTATGCTAGCTGTTTGTTCCTCAAAATTAAACCAATGAATGGGCTTAAAGTTTCCTCTAGCAGACTGAAGATATGGTCCGTCTTGACTAAGATAAGTAAATAAAGCATATTCTCCTCCCCCAGAAGCATAACCATATTCCTCGGAATAACCACTACCACCAGACCAAGCTGTTGATGGAACACTGGAAAGATAAATATTGTCATTACTGTCTATAAGGGGTTCTCCTACTGTTAAAGATGAAGGGTATTCATTATTGTTAGCATAATAAAGCTCAAGAGAAGTAGACAAAGAACGAAGATTAGCAAGCCTTTTACTATCCTCGGCTTTAAAGCGACTGCCAGAAAGAGAGATTATAGCTAAGGTAGCTATAATACCAATAATGGCAATAGTTACCAATAACTCTATTAAAGTAAATCCCGCCCGAACTTGGCGAGACTTGGAATTAAGTAAAAACATAATTAAAGCTAATATTCTTAAACCGTTTCACTACTAGTAACCGGACCTGTTTGTTGTCCGCTCTTCTTTGCGGCTTCATGTGCTAACTTAATAATTAAATCTCTTATATGATCAGGATGAGGAACTTGTTCAAAATAAAGCTTGTTCATTTGTCCAGCAGACTGGACTGTAACATCACCGTAACGGAACATGGTTTCCATTATACCATGTGTGTCGGTTGAGACATCTTGTACTCTGGATAAATACTGTTCAGAAACCGTTCTGGAAAAAAAACCGTTTTGTTTAACATCAATTATTCTCTGATCAGTGATAAACCAAACATCAAGAATATAGTCTATAATCATAAAGAATAAAAAGAGCCAGATAAAAAGCAGATAAGCGCTAATGGCCAAAAGGATAGCTGGCCAAAGCCAAACATGGTTCATAATGCTCGGAAAAAGATTAATCATCATGTAAACTAAAACCGCCGGTAAAGCTACCAGTATAAAAAACAAACCAACCTTCTTTAAGGCAATAATAGGGTCCCGATGAACAATCATCTTAACCTCCTCTTCGGGTAAAACATGGGCTATACGATAAAGTTTTAACATAAACTAGAAATTTGAAAAATCAGGAGGAGCGGTGTCTATAAAACCACCAAAAGGTGAGACTATCATGCCCCAATCTACATTCATAAGATAAACAAATGTCAGGTTAAAGATAATACCAGCACCAATTAAATAAATAGTTACCAAAATAGTCCCTGAACCAACACGTCCATACCTCATTAAATGATAAAACCCGATCAGGCTAGCAATAGCCCAAATCAGGACAAAAAAGAGATAAACAAATAATAAATAAGATAGAGAGAAAGTCATGTCTTTATTATAATATATGAGGGTTTTTTAGGCAATAAGTGTTTAGATTATAAAATTATGAACCATTATTCTTGTAAAGAATAGCTTACAGTAGTAATGAACGGAAAGGGTCTTTTTACTATTAGGAACCTTCTTGTTTATACGGCCGAATAAGCTCATCAATAACTGTATGTTTGGAAATAATAGCCAAACTTGATTCCGGATAATTTTTACGCCAGGCTTGAGGGATACTCGCTTTGGCTCTGTCCCATTTGCACTCAAAAAGCTTATATTCCTCACCAGCTCTATACTCTTCAACATAATCAATTTCCTGACCACTCTTGGTTCTCCAAAAATAATTCTTATAAGAAATATCGCTATACATTTTTTCTTTCATTTTTTCAGCAATAAAAAAGTTTTCTAATAACACACCACTATCGTTT
This genomic window from Patescibacteria group bacterium contains:
- a CDS encoding Fic family protein — translated: MKNITQKFDLRIKNPEPHIVTLLAEIDGIRGEFKSGLRMTPQAITSLKRSVIITSAGSSTRIEGAKLTDKQVEKVMQGLSVSKFSDRDSQEVQGYLEVLQNVFDSFQTLPLRESMITSLHNQLLKYSRKDDTHRGGYKKKENTVGVLGPDGQVTKIIFETTPAFLTGKEMGELIDWTTDAFEKNRFHPLLLIANFIIEFLKIHPFEDGNGRLSRVLTNLLLLQSGYQFVQYVSHEQIIERRKDEYYLALRKSQETFKTKHDTIVPWLNFFLSVVKEQATKTLSYLQDEKVEDTLSPKQYQVWKYLSSVGEAAPGEIAKTTGIITVTVSQALERLIELRLIKRIGRGRGTRYVKL
- a CDS encoding bifunctional oligoribonuclease/PAP phosphatase NrnA, with the translated sequence MNNSQDIKLDLFLYQRAFELLLKAKNVLLVTHLNPDGDALGSLCFTIGLLKDKGIKYTAYCAGPLPDHFSFLPYFSEIITDKSLLKLANYDLIVSLDCGSVKRTNLLEEINARLDGQFFMEIDHHTSEEGLSDFVLRDPLAASTTEILEQIIKAAGYVPSPPLARCLLTGLVTDTGGFIYPATSRQTMFAASQMLSRGANVFKIMDNTWRTKSLPDLRLWGLALARLSVNPLYNLAFTVITEEDMKETGADHEAISGLAGFITSSPEFAAVLVLHEEDGFVRGSLRTTRDDVDVSALAKLFGGGGHTKASGFSIAGRLKLTPKGWTLEK
- a CDS encoding prepilin-type N-terminal cleavage/methylation domain-containing protein codes for the protein MFLLNSKSRQVRAGFTLIELLVTIAIIGIIATLAIISLSGSRFKAEDSKRLANLRSLSTSLELYYANNNEYPSSLTVGEPLIDSNDNIYLSSVPSTAWSGGSGYSEEYGYASGGGEYALFTYLSQDGPYLQSARGNFKPIHWFNFEEQTASITSLGTVGGNTKLWYGSGPRYGQGKVGNYAASFNGTNDYLHGGAQAPTLTEVTLTAWIYPTDVASLRNIVGGQYNPSNTFRYPAVQSGAFFFHTGASYLSTGPSTVFANQWQHIAITSHLITKEMKIYLNGTIRFDGIASTYSGGYVPAYIGTVDGTQRMFQGRIDDIQIYDSILSEIEIRAIYEAAQ
- a CDS encoding ribosome-binding factor A, which translates into the protein MSRLDQVNSAMQRELSLALARQAIFPKALVTVISVVCTPDLRWANVRVSVLPEKYNGTVLTELRQKTGQLSESLRRRLVFKRLPKINWLIDSTASRASELDKVFKEVEESEQDKKKGSTENSELGGIENQETKKTDD
- a CDS encoding PH domain-containing protein — translated: MLKLYRIAHVLPEEEVKMIVHRDPIIALKKVGLFFILVALPAVLVYMMINLFPSIMNHVWLWPAILLAISAYLLFIWLFLFFMIIDYILDVWFITDQRIIDVKQNGFFSRTVSEQYLSRVQDVSTDTHGIMETMFRYGDVTVQSAGQMNKLYFEQVPHPDHIRDLIIKLAHEAAKKSGQQTGPVTSSETV
- a CDS encoding reverse transcriptase domain-containing protein, with the protein product MEKINVPYSGFKLLMDLTEYKDPFELREIISEAESSYTIASIKKRSGGIRKLSIPSDDLKEFQGRFLRMFLRRIEKRGLLDEDLTAGKSKGPIVNAHIHNFLYMGNVIKIDLKDAYTSVKDSVIIDALRSILVNEVNECRELAKKRAEKRISFKNYPRPPILSNRKVPWFRWLIRQEGKEYLINTYIEDFLSELKPLITNEGCLPQGPPTSPFLMALVLTHLNVINDIKRFLSENTKGKCLVTIYADDIVISSSSDQRDKINEIIEIIESNGILKVNKEKTRVYSKKRGGALITGLRVSEQNVSGEKLSSLINTMKKKSVRKKARQNLEQNKSFKVSSVGFPKKIIKKVRGIINRAIYDKTLTNTAKGYISLARGVYKNQTMPNQLKKVISKFENNKATS
- the infB gene encoding translation initiation factor IF-2 gives rise to the protein MNISELARILKIPPQELRDNLPKLGFDIGQKAIKIDNHTANKIIRSWSVLSRRLASRRAPEEKVKLTAPPEVTSITVPPFITVKDFAALVKLPINKILAELMKNNIFASLNEKIDFDTASVIGADLGVEVEALGEEEAIGQDLNESAQEKIKASLVGEGENLDVVSRAPVIVIMGHVDHGKTKLLDTIRHSNVTASEAGGITQHIGAYQIIHKDQPITFIDTPGHEAFTAMRNRGAKVADIAVLVVAADDGVKPQTVEAYRIIEAAKLPFLVAINKIDKSEANLDKTKQELSSKLNIIPEDWGGKIVCVPLSALNGEGVNDLLDMILLVAEVQAETLKANPKVSALGTVIESRLDKSEGPTATVLVQNGTLSVGDSIIFNGFAAGKVRALKDHTGAMIDKALPGSPAKLIGLKMVPSVGDILEVGVGQKGLKQYKLEKTVAAVNTGNEEEKEETGEAINFIIKSDTLGSGEAIENSLSKIDSQGVRLKIVSKGLGNIAEGDIERAEAGSCRVIGFNVKLSPKAEILARDKQVAVKLYKIIYDLISDVKKEIQELVKPEVERIDLGRLKVLQIFRTESGKQIIGGKVLDGLLKPGAFVELMRNKEMIGQGQAPTLQSGKIDVDQVEAGSECGVLYEGKVPVEVDDILVYYEEKKITRKVQ